The proteins below are encoded in one region of Helianthus annuus cultivar XRQ/B chromosome 2, HanXRQr2.0-SUNRISE, whole genome shotgun sequence:
- the LOC110889447 gene encoding uncharacterized protein LOC110889447 produces MPKYPKFLKDLLKRKDRLGEVSNIPLSGGCSAVVLNKVPEKLTDPGLLPIPCLFRSDTECRALTDLGASINLMPYSMYERLGLGELSPTRMSLSLADRSVKYPRGIIENLLVKVDKFVFPVDFVVLDMEADEKVPIILGRPFLCTAKAIIDVFDGKITLQVVESKLDEVVEKVEEVVSESEEVEETEYPPKG; encoded by the exons ATGCCTAaatatccaaaatttttaaaGGACCTTCTAAAACGtaaggataggttaggagaggtttctaacatTCCCCTTAGTGGAGGGTGCTCCGCCGTAGTCTTGAACAAGGTCccggaaaaattgacggatccgggccttttGCCCATTCCATGTTTGTTTAggagtgataccgagtgtagggccctaACCGATTTAGGAGCAAGTATAAACCTAATGCCATATTCCATGTACGAGAggttaggtctaggagagttATCCCCTACACGTATGTCTTTGTCTCTAGCCGATAGATCAGTGAAGTATCCACGTGGCATAATCGAAAACCTTCTAGTTAAAGTGGATAAATTCGTCTTTCCCGTAGACTTTgtcgttcttgatatggaagccgaTGAGAAGGTTCCTATCATTCTAGGACGCCCATTCCTGTGTACCGCCAAGGCTATCATCGATGTCTTCGACGGTAAAATCACACTCCAAGTTG TTGAGAGTAAGTTAGATGAGGTAGTTGAGAAGGTAGAGGAGGTTGTGAGTGAGAGTGAGGAAGTAGAAGAGACCGAGTACCCCCCGAAGGGCTAG